In one Gemmatimonas aurantiaca genomic region, the following are encoded:
- a CDS encoding serine hydrolase encodes MNPSPRFLRRSSVWALFVLAGIVLATEVPAQRPAAVDTKAILADLDRYIPKALAEWNGAGLAIAIVKDDAVIYARGFGVRERGKPDPVDDQTVFAIGSNTKFFTAVVAGMLQDDGKLRLTDRVTAYLPTFQTADMFASREMTLRDMMSHRTGMSRGDALWYSTRFDRAEVLRRARYLPQQTSFRSAFGYNNIMFLGVGEACAAAAGMSWDDLIARRIFQPLGMTASSTSIRNIPSGGNVAAPHTYVNGNPKPIAYLDVDNIGPAGSINSTAQDMAKWMRFLLAGGKANGQPLLKPATLAELTSPQSISPFASDSLDPSRHFTLYAQGMMIIDMQGVKVLQHTGGVDGMLSSVSLVPERQFGVVVLTNTFGHNNLYTALPTRVLNAFLGGPDRDWSAIALAQTNQQEARALAAVKTRLAQRVPNTSPSRPLEQYAGTYRSEIYGEATVSIENGALHIRYERAVNARLAHFHFDTFLMGNPDEDGGVGTSFVQFRLDPLARVVAVDVPGVGEFRK; translated from the coding sequence ATGAATCCCTCCCCGCGCTTCCTCCGGCGTTCCTCCGTTTGGGCCCTGTTCGTGCTCGCCGGGATCGTCCTGGCCACCGAGGTGCCGGCGCAGCGGCCGGCTGCCGTCGACACGAAGGCCATTCTTGCCGATCTCGACCGCTACATCCCGAAAGCGCTCGCGGAGTGGAACGGCGCCGGTCTCGCCATCGCCATCGTCAAGGACGACGCGGTCATTTACGCCAGGGGCTTCGGCGTGCGGGAGCGCGGCAAGCCCGATCCGGTCGACGACCAGACGGTCTTCGCGATCGGCTCCAACACGAAGTTCTTCACCGCGGTGGTCGCCGGCATGCTGCAGGACGACGGCAAACTCCGGCTCACCGACCGCGTCACCGCCTACCTGCCGACCTTCCAGACGGCCGACATGTTCGCCAGCCGCGAGATGACGCTCCGCGACATGATGTCGCACCGGACGGGCATGTCCCGCGGCGATGCCCTCTGGTACTCCACCCGCTTCGATCGCGCCGAGGTGCTGCGGCGCGCCCGCTACCTGCCCCAGCAGACGTCGTTCCGTTCGGCCTTCGGCTACAACAACATCATGTTCCTGGGTGTCGGCGAGGCCTGCGCCGCCGCGGCCGGCATGAGCTGGGACGATCTCATCGCCCGACGCATCTTCCAGCCGCTCGGCATGACGGCATCGAGCACGTCCATCCGCAACATCCCCAGCGGGGGAAATGTGGCCGCGCCGCACACGTACGTGAATGGCAATCCGAAGCCGATCGCGTATCTCGACGTCGACAACATCGGACCGGCCGGCTCGATCAACTCCACGGCGCAGGACATGGCGAAGTGGATGCGTTTCCTCCTCGCCGGTGGCAAAGCGAACGGACAACCGCTGCTCAAACCGGCCACACTCGCCGAACTCACGTCTCCACAGTCGATCTCGCCGTTTGCCAGCGATTCACTCGATCCGAGCCGTCATTTCACGCTCTATGCGCAGGGCATGATGATCATCGACATGCAGGGTGTGAAGGTGCTGCAGCACACCGGCGGGGTCGACGGCATGTTGTCGAGCGTGTCCCTCGTGCCCGAGCGCCAGTTCGGCGTCGTCGTGCTCACCAACACGTTCGGACACAACAATCTCTACACCGCACTGCCCACACGCGTACTCAACGCCTTCCTCGGTGGCCCGGATCGGGACTGGAGTGCGATCGCGCTGGCGCAGACGAACCAGCAGGAGGCACGGGCGCTGGCCGCGGTGAAAACGCGACTGGCGCAGCGAGTGCCCAATACATCGCCGTCACGTCCGCTCGAACAATACGCCGGTACGTATCGCAGCGAGATCTACGGCGAGGCGACGGTGTCGATCGAAAACGGCGCGTTGCATATCCGCTATGAACGTGCGGTGAACGCCCGACTCGCCCATTTCCACTTCGACACGTTCCTCATGGGCAATCCCGACGAGGATGGCGGCGTGGGCACGTCGTTCGTGCAATTCCGGCTCGACCCGCTCGCCCGGGTGGTGGCGGTGGACGTGCCCGGTGTGGGGGAATTCAGGAAGTAG
- a CDS encoding amidohydrolase family protein, giving the protein MHTAARLAALALAVGVAGLAAPTVTGAQVVIPTAPQEQAVVLRGATIHTVTKGTITNGTIVMERGKITAIGGPEVEVPRGAKVVDVAGKHIYPGLIDAYSTVGISEIGAVDVSNDINEIGDFNPNVRPEVAVNAESRHIGTTRSAGVLVAFATPGGGVISGLSSAISLEGWTWEEMSMKGAAALNVNWPDPNARPRGQGFGGGPPGGPGGRGGGQPAPKTYAEQVESIRNFFAEARAYRDAVKSGQAVRTDTRYAAMIPALNGEIPVVVAAEGVAQINDAVTWGKAEGVKLVIRGGRDAIHVADRLKAENVPVILTATMSAPPRSDDGYDGAYSTPAALHKAGVKFAISGAGDALYSYRLPWDAGVAVAFGLPEEEALKSVTINAAEFMGVADKVGSLEVGKEATLLITTGTPLDMTTNIIQSYIQGREIDMNDIQKQFFKKYMEKLNQQKKKITS; this is encoded by the coding sequence ATGCACACCGCTGCTCGTCTGGCCGCGCTCGCTCTCGCCGTGGGGGTCGCCGGACTGGCTGCCCCCACCGTGACCGGGGCGCAGGTCGTGATTCCCACGGCGCCGCAGGAGCAGGCCGTGGTGTTGCGTGGGGCCACGATTCATACGGTCACCAAGGGGACCATCACCAACGGCACCATCGTGATGGAGCGGGGCAAGATCACCGCCATCGGAGGCCCCGAGGTCGAGGTCCCACGGGGCGCGAAGGTCGTCGATGTGGCCGGCAAGCACATCTACCCCGGCCTCATCGACGCCTACAGCACGGTGGGCATCTCGGAAATCGGCGCGGTGGACGTGTCGAACGACATCAACGAGATCGGTGACTTCAATCCGAACGTGCGGCCGGAAGTGGCGGTGAACGCCGAGAGCCGGCACATTGGCACGACACGGTCGGCCGGCGTGCTGGTGGCGTTCGCGACACCAGGCGGTGGCGTGATTTCGGGATTGTCTTCCGCCATCTCTCTCGAAGGCTGGACCTGGGAGGAGATGTCCATGAAGGGCGCGGCCGCGCTCAACGTGAACTGGCCCGATCCCAACGCCCGTCCCCGCGGTCAGGGTTTTGGTGGCGGTCCTCCGGGAGGCCCGGGGGGACGTGGCGGCGGACAGCCCGCTCCCAAGACCTACGCCGAACAGGTCGAGAGCATCCGCAACTTCTTCGCCGAGGCGCGTGCCTATCGGGATGCGGTCAAGAGCGGACAGGCCGTGCGGACCGATACCCGCTATGCCGCGATGATTCCCGCGCTCAACGGGGAGATTCCCGTGGTGGTGGCAGCCGAAGGGGTGGCGCAGATCAACGACGCGGTCACCTGGGGCAAGGCAGAGGGCGTGAAGCTCGTGATCCGTGGAGGGCGCGATGCCATTCACGTGGCCGATCGTCTCAAGGCCGAGAACGTGCCGGTGATTCTCACGGCCACCATGTCGGCACCGCCACGCAGTGACGACGGATACGATGGGGCATACAGCACGCCGGCCGCGCTGCACAAGGCCGGCGTGAAGTTCGCGATCTCCGGAGCGGGGGATGCGTTGTACAGCTATCGCCTGCCGTGGGACGCCGGCGTCGCCGTCGCCTTCGGTCTCCCCGAAGAGGAAGCGCTCAAATCGGTGACCATCAACGCCGCCGAATTCATGGGTGTGGCCGACAAAGTCGGATCGCTGGAAGTGGGCAAGGAAGCCACGCTGCTGATCACCACCGGGACGCCGCTCGACATGACGACCAACATCATCCAGTCGTACATCCAGGGTCGGGAGATCGACATGAACGACATCCAGAAGCAATTCTTCAAGAAGTACATGGAGAAGCTCAATCAGCAGAAGAAGAAGATCACGAGCTGA
- a CDS encoding ribonuclease E inhibitor RraB: MNIPDIVVSQVEWTRVLWQRIQAIRPGDQQTLDIEFFFRAASQPSGIALQYFLSAETEYTSRVHAWEDEWKVSGVIPTMTVDLEMLEQWVDWMVHAGAHFSCIFDGWGAELAD; this comes from the coding sequence ATGAATATACCTGACATCGTTGTATCCCAGGTCGAGTGGACACGGGTTCTTTGGCAGCGTATTCAAGCCATTCGACCCGGGGATCAGCAGACACTCGACATCGAGTTTTTCTTTCGGGCAGCGTCACAGCCGAGTGGCATCGCATTGCAATATTTTCTCTCAGCGGAGACGGAGTACACGAGTCGCGTTCACGCATGGGAAGACGAATGGAAGGTCAGTGGGGTCATTCCAACGATGACCGTCGATCTCGAAATGCTGGAGCAATGGGTCGACTGGATGGTACATGCGGGCGCACACTTCTCTTGTATTTTCGACGGCTGGGGGGCAGAGCTCGCAGACTAG
- a CDS encoding serine/threonine-protein kinase yields the protein MNDTRWSRINEIFDKVIAADPAQRPVLLRELAAGDATVMAEVEELVAASDRTSGIFDDPLLRILGTEDLDALSHRPALLGRTLGVYRVTSEIGRGGMGVVYEGMRVDQQFEQRVAIKSLGVGFDHPELHWRFKRERQILAGLSHPNIAALYDGGTTDDGIPYLVMEFVPGVPIDAWCNARHLSIAQRIDLFRQVCDAIQFAHGKLVVHRDIKPSNVLVTADGVVKVLDFGVAKLLTPEPSTDAAPEVTRDGLAPLTSGYASPEQARGEEITTAADVYSLGVVLYRLLTGASPYDVTGKSAGEVLSILSTQPPRTPSEAVSEASARDRGIESARRLRSLLTGELDAIVLMALRKEPERRYASVAALSQDLLRYLKGQPVQARPDTLGYRARTFVRRQRTVVVAASIAILALIGATVFSIRSASVASEEARRATLMSQYLRAIVGAADPSHYSTFRTGRSDVMLSEVLDSTLARVERDLVDEPRVRADMYWTLGNAFRVFNKHAVAIRLLDSARILHSRTLGEHSIDVARDVHYRALLHQETGRSDLALTGLREALARYRRLPAPPDTEVTDVMASLGQVLGVGMQQREEGAALLREAEQRELRRDAPRWALLGLAQSALATTLMTGPDVAATDSAFGRAVASIGRDSVRSQGELAFVLLNWGTAMGRRGSHVRAAALKRDGLRALREIYGPTHSLTATFQQRLGDELIRLDSLDAARALADSAIAVQETLVPRNYFEFGNALRLRAAVARKSGQLDDAGRLLTRVRTMLDSMGNTQTLPAIAMHTEFSRLHEARGQMAAARTALEQAHTIARERLGPTHVLTLAAIGDRAAFAGRRGNQSEAASLRRDSLEAVATPPPGQNSPDGGKR from the coding sequence ATGAACGACACACGCTGGTCCCGTATCAACGAGATCTTCGACAAGGTGATTGCCGCCGATCCGGCGCAACGACCGGTGCTGCTTCGCGAATTGGCCGCCGGGGACGCGACCGTCATGGCCGAAGTCGAAGAGCTGGTCGCCGCGTCCGACCGCACGAGCGGCATCTTCGACGATCCGCTGCTCCGGATACTCGGCACCGAAGATCTGGACGCGCTCAGCCATCGTCCGGCCCTGCTCGGCCGGACGCTCGGTGTGTATCGCGTCACCAGCGAGATCGGCCGCGGCGGCATGGGCGTGGTGTATGAGGGCATGCGCGTCGATCAGCAGTTCGAACAGCGCGTCGCCATCAAGAGTCTCGGGGTGGGATTCGATCATCCGGAGCTGCATTGGCGATTCAAGCGGGAACGCCAGATCCTCGCCGGACTTTCTCATCCCAACATCGCCGCGCTGTACGATGGAGGCACCACCGACGACGGCATCCCGTATCTGGTGATGGAATTCGTTCCGGGTGTCCCGATCGACGCGTGGTGCAATGCGCGCCATCTCTCCATCGCCCAGCGCATCGATCTGTTCCGTCAGGTCTGTGACGCGATCCAGTTCGCGCACGGCAAACTCGTCGTCCATCGCGACATCAAGCCCAGCAACGTACTGGTGACCGCGGACGGCGTCGTCAAAGTGCTCGATTTCGGCGTGGCCAAACTCCTGACGCCGGAACCGTCCACCGATGCGGCACCCGAAGTCACCCGCGACGGACTCGCGCCGCTCACCTCCGGTTATGCCAGCCCCGAGCAGGCCCGCGGTGAAGAGATCACCACGGCCGCCGATGTCTACTCGCTCGGCGTGGTGCTGTATCGCCTGCTGACCGGCGCATCGCCGTACGATGTCACGGGCAAATCGGCGGGCGAGGTGCTGTCCATTCTCAGCACGCAACCGCCGCGCACGCCCAGCGAGGCGGTGAGCGAAGCCAGTGCCCGTGATCGAGGCATCGAGTCGGCGCGCCGATTGCGTTCCCTCCTCACCGGTGAACTCGATGCCATCGTGCTGATGGCACTGCGCAAGGAACCGGAGCGGCGGTATGCCAGCGTTGCGGCGCTGTCGCAGGATCTGTTGCGCTATCTCAAAGGGCAGCCGGTGCAGGCGCGGCCCGATACGCTGGGCTACCGGGCGCGCACGTTCGTGCGGCGGCAGCGTACCGTGGTGGTCGCGGCGTCCATCGCCATCCTGGCATTGATCGGCGCCACGGTGTTTTCCATTCGATCGGCCAGCGTGGCCAGCGAGGAAGCCCGCCGCGCCACGTTGATGTCGCAGTATCTCCGCGCCATCGTGGGAGCGGCCGATCCTTCGCACTACAGTACGTTCCGCACCGGGCGCAGCGATGTCATGCTGTCGGAGGTGCTCGACTCCACACTCGCGCGTGTCGAACGCGATCTGGTGGACGAACCGCGGGTGCGCGCCGATATGTACTGGACGCTCGGCAATGCGTTCCGCGTGTTCAACAAACATGCGGTGGCCATCCGGCTGCTCGATTCGGCCCGCATCCTGCACAGCCGGACGCTGGGTGAGCATTCCATCGATGTGGCACGCGATGTCCACTACCGTGCGCTGCTGCATCAGGAAACCGGACGCTCGGACCTCGCCCTGACGGGATTGCGTGAGGCCCTGGCACGGTATCGTCGTCTGCCGGCACCGCCCGACACGGAAGTCACCGATGTGATGGCGTCGCTGGGACAGGTACTCGGCGTGGGCATGCAGCAGCGCGAGGAAGGTGCCGCGCTGCTCAGGGAAGCGGAACAGCGGGAGCTGCGTCGCGACGCTCCACGGTGGGCGCTGCTGGGGCTCGCACAGTCTGCCCTGGCCACCACACTCATGACGGGACCCGATGTCGCTGCCACCGATTCGGCGTTCGGTCGCGCCGTCGCCAGCATCGGTCGCGATTCCGTGCGCTCCCAAGGCGAACTCGCATTCGTGCTGCTCAATTGGGGCACGGCGATGGGGCGCCGAGGCAGCCATGTCCGTGCCGCGGCGCTCAAACGCGATGGTCTCCGCGCATTACGGGAGATATACGGCCCCACCCATTCGCTCACGGCCACCTTCCAGCAGCGACTGGGTGACGAGTTGATCCGACTCGACAGCCTCGATGCGGCACGCGCCCTGGCGGATTCCGCCATTGCCGTGCAGGAAACACTGGTGCCGCGCAACTATTTCGAATTCGGCAACGCCCTCCGACTGCGTGCCGCCGTCGCCAGAAAGAGCGGACAGCTCGATGACGCCGGGCGGCTGCTCACGCGGGTGCGCACGATGCTGGACAGCATGGGGAACACACAGACGCTGCCGGCCATTGCGATGCACACGGAGTTCTCCCGATTGCACGAAGCGCGCGGGCAGATGGCCGCCGCGCGCACCGCGCTCGAGCAGGCCCATACGATCGCCCGTGAGCGGCTTGGCCCCACCCATGTGCTGACACTCGCCGCCATCGGCGACCGGGCGGCATTTGCCGGTCGGCGGGGCAATCAAAGCGAAGCCGCATCGCTGCGGCGTGATTCGCTGGAGGCCGTCGCGACTCCCCCGCCTGGGCAGAACAGCCCGGACGGGGGAAAACGCTGA
- a CDS encoding fasciclin domain-containing protein: MRLSVLLACATTMLIAACSGGEKATADAAAPAATASAGQAAVEDEASVPNVVRVAVGSPDHTTLVTALKAANLVDPLANPGPFTVFAPTNEAFAKLPAGTVDNLLKPANKSQLVAILQHHVTTSALDVDSFTDGQELGMVAGGAEKITKKDGATYIGNAKIVASVRASNGWVHVIDGVLVPPQ; this comes from the coding sequence ATGCGACTCTCCGTCCTGCTCGCCTGCGCCACCACTATGTTGATTGCCGCCTGCTCGGGCGGTGAGAAGGCTACGGCCGACGCGGCCGCTCCGGCCGCCACGGCTTCCGCCGGTCAGGCGGCGGTGGAAGACGAGGCCTCCGTTCCGAACGTCGTGCGTGTGGCGGTCGGTTCGCCCGATCACACCACGCTGGTGACTGCGCTCAAGGCGGCCAATCTGGTCGATCCGCTCGCCAACCCCGGTCCCTTCACCGTGTTCGCGCCGACGAACGAAGCCTTCGCGAAGTTGCCCGCCGGCACGGTGGACAATCTCCTCAAGCCAGCGAACAAGAGTCAGTTGGTGGCCATCCTGCAGCATCACGTCACCACGTCCGCGCTCGACGTCGACTCGTTCACCGATGGACAGGAGCTGGGCATGGTGGCCGGCGGCGCCGAGAAGATCACGAAGAAGGATGGCGCCACGTATATCGGCAACGCCAAAATCGTGGCGTCGGTGCGCGCCTCGAACGGTTGGGTCCACGTGATCGACGGCGTATTGGTCCCCCCGCAGTGA
- a CDS encoding amidohydrolase family protein: MKVVRFLLSLTVLAAGTLGAQQSSRTEPVTALRANATGYHALVGARVVTAPGQVLDNATIVIRNGVVTAVGTAVSPPAGARVWELKGLTVYSGFIDAHADLGGDAPPQGGDVGPTHWNPQVRAWFSTTSNLKDDSTRRIALRSLGFGTALAVPRQGIFRGTASVVSLGDAGVRERVLRPDLTQTIGFQRSFTLGGMYPNSTMGTLALMKQTFLDAEWYIRAWGAYEASGRSILPPETSEALAALGKAVQGKQPVLFQTGSEEEYLRAYKLATEYKLTPWFRGSGQEYRLVDVLKGRTQPLIIPLAFPDAPNVSNPEAALNVTLGDLRHWYLAPTNPAQLASAGIPFAITADGLSSLNQFLPNLRVAVARGLAPDKALAALTTVPAGWLGIERTHGTIAVGKAANLVVAEGDLFTEDGTIRDVWVQGAHYGVTRPPQVDPRGTWTISSDDPGTFKSATLRLEGPLNRIRGTFEAPSRRPINITSARIIAETGRLEATFNGEPLGLEGSVLLTGSVQGNEFFGWMSLPNGTDANYRGTRTEPFEGPARGVVAMKVPKIDLPFIRPSMEFGRSAPPVQPAAVLVRNATVWTQGPQGRLENADLLVQAGKVVRVGQKLSAPQGAVVIDATGKHVTPGLIDPHTHGGVSSVNETGFAIVPEVQMGDVITHNNIWFYRQLAGGLTTTMIKHGSANPIGGENVYVKLRWGSLPDDYKIVGAPRTVKFALGENPKRSPTRYPKTRMGTQEIIRDHFLAARDYEKEWKRWEKEKTGIPPRRDLRMEAILDILNQKLLISSHGYRADEFLALVRLAEEFGFKVQTLQHGVEAYKIASELKASGVAAVVWSDWGAFKLEAYDATSYNARLLMEAGVVTSLHSDDNEISTRMNWEAGKLLRSGVDEIQAMSTVTNQSAKAIAIDNRVGSLEAGKDADFVIWNGNPLSQFTKAEQTWVDGRRYFSIEEDKALREEITRQRAQLIQAVLAAAPADAPAGGAPARGRGSEGK, from the coding sequence GTGAAAGTCGTTCGTTTCCTGCTGAGTCTCACCGTGCTGGCTGCCGGCACGCTCGGGGCGCAGCAATCTTCCCGGACCGAGCCGGTCACGGCCCTTCGCGCCAACGCGACGGGCTACCATGCGCTCGTCGGGGCCCGTGTCGTCACGGCCCCGGGGCAGGTGCTCGACAACGCCACCATCGTCATTCGCAATGGTGTGGTGACCGCCGTGGGAACCGCCGTCAGCCCGCCCGCCGGAGCGCGTGTGTGGGAGCTCAAGGGGCTCACGGTCTACTCCGGCTTCATCGACGCACACGCCGATCTCGGCGGTGATGCACCGCCGCAGGGTGGTGATGTCGGCCCCACGCACTGGAACCCGCAGGTGCGCGCCTGGTTCAGCACCACATCGAACCTCAAGGACGACTCCACGCGCCGCATCGCCCTGCGTTCGCTGGGCTTCGGGACGGCGCTCGCCGTGCCGCGTCAGGGCATCTTCCGCGGCACGGCCTCGGTCGTGAGCCTGGGTGATGCCGGTGTGCGCGAACGGGTGCTGCGCCCCGATCTGACGCAGACCATCGGCTTCCAGCGGTCGTTCACTCTCGGTGGCATGTATCCCAACTCCACCATGGGCACGCTCGCGCTCATGAAGCAGACGTTCCTCGATGCCGAGTGGTACATCCGCGCATGGGGAGCCTACGAAGCGAGTGGCCGTTCCATTCTGCCGCCCGAAACCAGCGAGGCGCTGGCCGCACTCGGCAAGGCGGTGCAGGGCAAGCAGCCGGTGCTCTTCCAGACGGGCAGCGAAGAGGAGTATCTGCGCGCCTACAAACTCGCGACGGAGTACAAGCTCACGCCGTGGTTCCGCGGCAGTGGCCAGGAGTATCGTCTGGTGGACGTGCTCAAGGGACGCACGCAGCCGCTCATCATACCGCTGGCGTTCCCCGATGCCCCGAATGTGTCGAACCCGGAAGCGGCGCTCAACGTGACGCTCGGTGATCTCCGGCATTGGTATCTCGCGCCCACCAATCCGGCGCAACTCGCGTCCGCGGGGATTCCGTTCGCGATCACGGCCGACGGACTCTCGTCGCTCAATCAGTTCCTGCCCAACCTCCGTGTGGCCGTGGCGCGTGGCCTTGCGCCCGACAAGGCGCTCGCCGCGCTGACCACGGTGCCGGCCGGATGGCTCGGCATCGAACGCACGCACGGCACCATTGCCGTGGGCAAGGCGGCCAATCTCGTGGTGGCCGAAGGGGATCTCTTCACCGAAGACGGCACCATTCGTGATGTCTGGGTGCAGGGCGCGCACTACGGCGTCACGCGTCCGCCGCAGGTGGATCCGCGTGGTACGTGGACCATTTCGTCCGACGATCCCGGGACGTTCAAGTCCGCCACGCTGCGTCTGGAAGGCCCGCTCAATCGTATCCGCGGCACGTTCGAAGCGCCGAGTCGTCGTCCCATCAACATCACGTCGGCGCGTATCATCGCCGAGACCGGTCGACTCGAAGCCACGTTCAACGGTGAGCCCCTCGGCCTCGAAGGTTCCGTGTTGCTCACCGGTTCGGTGCAGGGCAACGAATTTTTCGGCTGGATGTCACTCCCCAACGGAACCGACGCCAACTATCGCGGCACGCGCACCGAACCGTTCGAAGGACCGGCCCGCGGTGTCGTCGCAATGAAGGTGCCGAAGATCGATCTGCCGTTCATTCGCCCGTCCATGGAGTTCGGACGGAGTGCGCCGCCCGTACAGCCGGCGGCCGTGCTCGTGCGCAACGCCACCGTGTGGACGCAGGGACCGCAAGGTCGTCTCGAGAACGCCGATCTGCTCGTGCAGGCCGGCAAGGTGGTGCGCGTGGGGCAGAAACTCAGTGCACCGCAGGGCGCCGTGGTGATCGACGCCACCGGCAAGCATGTCACGCCGGGGCTCATCGATCCGCATACGCACGGTGGCGTGAGTTCCGTGAACGAGACGGGGTTTGCCATCGTGCCCGAAGTGCAGATGGGCGACGTCATCACGCACAACAACATCTGGTTCTATCGTCAGCTCGCCGGTGGTCTCACCACCACGATGATCAAGCACGGCTCGGCCAATCCCATCGGCGGCGAGAACGTGTACGTGAAGCTGCGCTGGGGTTCACTGCCCGACGACTACAAGATCGTGGGAGCCCCGCGCACCGTGAAGTTCGCGCTTGGCGAGAACCCCAAGCGTAGCCCGACGCGGTATCCCAAGACGCGCATGGGCACGCAGGAAATCATCCGCGATCACTTCCTCGCCGCGCGGGACTACGAGAAGGAATGGAAGCGCTGGGAGAAGGAGAAGACCGGCATTCCGCCGCGCCGCGACCTGCGCATGGAAGCCATTCTCGACATTCTCAACCAGAAGTTGCTCATCTCGTCGCACGGCTATCGCGCCGACGAGTTCCTCGCGCTGGTGCGACTGGCCGAGGAGTTCGGCTTCAAGGTGCAGACGCTGCAGCACGGCGTGGAAGCGTACAAGATCGCGAGCGAACTCAAGGCGTCCGGCGTGGCCGCGGTGGTGTGGAGCGACTGGGGGGCGTTCAAGCTCGAGGCGTACGATGCCACGTCCTACAATGCACGCCTGCTCATGGAAGCCGGCGTGGTCACGTCGCTGCATTCCGACGACAACGAGATCTCGACGCGCATGAACTGGGAAGCGGGCAAGCTGCTGCGCTCGGGTGTGGACGAGATCCAGGCGATGTCGACGGTCACCAATCAGTCGGCCAAGGCCATCGCGATCGACAATCGTGTGGGTTCGCTGGAAGCCGGCAAGGATGCCGACTTCGTCATCTGGAACGGCAATCCGCTGTCGCAGTTCACGAAGGCCGAGCAGACGTGGGTGGACGGGCGCCGGTACTTCTCGATCGAGGAGGACAAGGCGTTGCGTGAAGAGATCACGCGGCAGCGTGCACAGCTCATTCAGGCCGTGCTCGCCGCCGCGCCGGCGGACGCACCGGCTGGCGGTGCGCCGGCACGTGGGCGTGGCTCGGAGGGCAAGTAA
- a CDS encoding RHS repeat-associated core domain-containing protein, whose amino-acid sequence MPLCIVAHAHALEFDEPASVLKRYATSSGRGSYGTNASGATCVAVGRRVWRGQGMWPGHVATVMAARRARTRRRCDVVGSICGTGTMDPGAGRFTQEDPIGLAGGLNLYGFAGSNPVNPFGLCPSCIGAPLVSLPGGPSRSSPDATTPGRTRR is encoded by the coding sequence ATGCCCCTATGTATCGTGGCGCACGCGCATGCACTGGAGTTCGATGAGCCGGCGAGCGTGCTGAAGCGGTACGCCACGAGTTCGGGGCGCGGGAGCTATGGTACGAACGCGAGCGGCGCGACGTGCGTGGCGGTGGGGCGGCGTGTCTGGCGTGGCCAGGGCATGTGGCCAGGGCATGTGGCCACGGTGATGGCCGCGCGCAGGGCGCGGACGCGCCGACGGTGCGACGTGGTGGGCAGTATCTGCGGCACCGGTACTATGGATCCAGGAGCGGGTCGGTTCACGCAGGAAGATCCGATCGGCCTGGCAGGCGGGCTCAACCTGTACGGGTTTGCGGGAAGTAATCCGGTCAACCCGTTTGGGTTGTGTCCGTCCTGTATCGGCGCGCCACTGGTGTCGCTACCGGGTGGGCCATCACGCAGCTCACCAGACGCGACTACACCTGGAAGGACGCGGCGGTAG
- a CDS encoding SRPBCC family protein — translation MPITEVVSNALDLTLTVVADYPVPLERLWDAYVDPRQLERFWGPEQWPATFTRHDMAVGGRSHYYMTGPDGTKAHGWFRFLAIEPLQRIEVEDGFGAEDGSPNPEMPTMRMVFTFERTATGSRFRSVTTFPSVEAMEQLVQMGMMEGMKSAMGQIDTVLADLTSFAASRDTEAQLLNDTQIRVSRVIRGSVDQVWRAHHDPALLTRWLTGPDGWNMPVCVVATKVGDRYRYEWEKIDGTQRFGFEGELLESAAPHRAVTTEQMIDTDGPATRNEMTLTPVQGGTLLSIVVTYPSQELRDMILGTGMINGMETSYARLERDVLAA, via the coding sequence ATGCCGATCACCGAAGTGGTGTCGAATGCGCTGGATCTCACGCTCACCGTCGTTGCCGACTACCCCGTGCCGCTCGAACGGTTGTGGGATGCCTATGTGGATCCCCGTCAGCTCGAACGGTTCTGGGGTCCCGAGCAGTGGCCGGCGACATTCACGCGGCACGACATGGCCGTGGGCGGACGGTCGCACTACTACATGACCGGCCCTGACGGTACAAAGGCGCATGGCTGGTTCCGTTTCCTCGCCATCGAGCCGCTGCAGCGCATCGAAGTGGAAGATGGATTCGGCGCCGAGGATGGGTCGCCCAATCCCGAAATGCCCACCATGCGCATGGTCTTCACGTTCGAACGCACGGCCACCGGATCGCGCTTTCGCAGCGTGACCACGTTTCCCAGTGTGGAAGCGATGGAGCAGCTCGTGCAGATGGGCATGATGGAGGGCATGAAGTCCGCCATGGGGCAGATCGATACCGTGCTTGCCGACCTCACGTCGTTCGCGGCATCCCGTGACACCGAAGCGCAGCTGCTGAACGATACGCAGATCCGTGTGAGTCGCGTGATCCGCGGCAGCGTGGACCAGGTATGGCGCGCCCATCATGATCCCGCCCTGCTCACGCGCTGGCTCACCGGCCCCGATGGATGGAACATGCCGGTGTGTGTGGTGGCCACGAAAGTCGGCGATCGGTACCGCTACGAATGGGAGAAGATCGACGGCACGCAGCGGTTCGGCTTCGAAGGGGAACTGCTGGAGTCGGCCGCCCCGCATCGCGCAGTGACCACCGAGCAGATGATCGACACCGATGGTCCGGCTACGCGCAACGAGATGACACTCACCCCCGTGCAGGGCGGCACGCTGCTGAGCATCGTCGTCACGTATCCCAGCCAGGAGCTGCGCGACATGATCCTGGGAACGGGCATGATCAACGGCATGGAAACAAGCTACGCGCGCCTCGAGCGCGACGTCCTGGCGGCGTAG